A genomic stretch from Telopea speciosissima isolate NSW1024214 ecotype Mountain lineage chromosome 7, Tspe_v1, whole genome shotgun sequence includes:
- the LOC122669366 gene encoding protein root UVB sensitive 6, producing the protein MAPIKIKQSPTSAAQTLASSQDARLLVRETLRINANLASAPSSTSASSPSSSLVAAESCGLRADSSFALLEEDFKDSRLKIICREEIDGRRCQYVAEKDGSGRFKKGSIRSVSLQTPQAPIDELMSFIRSYVAPEGFPDSVTPSYVPYMTWRALKHFFGGAMGVFTTQTLLNSVGMSRNRATPGAVAINWILKDGAGRVGKMLFARQGKKFDYDLKQLRIAGDLLMELGAGVELATAAVPHLFLPLACAANVVKNVAAVTSTSTRTPIYKAFAKGENIGDVTAKGECVGNVADLLGTGLGIMISKRNPSLVTTFALLSCGYVLSSYQEVKSVVLHTLNRARFTVAVESFLKTGCVPTLQEGNMKENIFSFPWSRNRPIVLGTRFKDAFQDPGSFLAIKPLFEKEKYMITYNPSKGNVYALLKDQAKSDDILKAAFHAHVLLHFIRSSHERRSSYSKHGEYDGQDFVGTPSTHSLLTTADLEAHIAESCKVVSNSYVFFKRKAAEQGWVMSESHLNPGRARLC; encoded by the exons ATGGCTCCGATCAAGATCAAGCAATCTCCCACTTCTGCCGCTCAAACCTTAGCGAGCTCCCAAGATGCTCGGCTTCTGGTCCGAGAGACTCTTCGTATAAACGCCAATCTTGCTTCTGCTCCCTCTTCTACATCtgcatcttctccttcttcttccttggttgCTGCCGAGAGCTGTGGCCTTAGGGCAGACTCGAGCTTTGCGCTTCTTGAGGAGGACTTTAAAGATTCGAGGTTGAAAATCATATGCAGGGAGGAGATTGATGGCAGGCGGTGTCAGTATGTGGCCGAGAAGGATGGTTCCGGACGTTTCAAGAAGGGCTCCATTCGCAGTGTTAGTTTGCAGACTCCTCAGGCTCCTATTGAT GAGCTGATGTCATTCATAAGATCTTATGTAGCTCCTGAAGGTTTCCCTGATAGTGTGACACCTTCATATGTTCCATACATGACATGGAGAGCTTTGAAG CACTTTTTTGGTGGAGCAATGGGTGTTTTCACAACACAGACACTTTTGAATTCAGTTGGGATGTCCAGAAATAGAGCCACTCCAGGGGCTGTTGCTATTAACTGGATTCTCAAG GATGGAGCAGGTCGTGTTGGTAAAATGCTTTTTGCACGGCAAGGAAAGAAATTTGACTATGATCTGAAACAG CTTCGGATTGCCGGTGATCTTTTGATGGAGTTAGGTGCTGGTGTAGAGTTGGCAACTGCTGCTGTGCCACACCTTTTCCTGCCATTGGCTTGTGCTGCCAATGTTGTCAAG AATGTTGCTGCTGTAACATCAACATCAACTCGCACACCAATTTACAAAGCTTTTGCCAAAGGTGAAAACATTGGGGATGTCACTGCTAAAGGAGAATGCGTTGGAAATGTTGCAGATTTG CTTGGAACTGGACTGGGCATCATGATCTCAAAAAGAAATCCATCTTTGGTGACTACATTTGCACTCCTCTCATGTGGATATGTTCTTAGCTCTTACCAGGAG GTAAAATCTGTTGTTTTGCATACTTTGAACCGGGCAAGGTTCACTGTGGCAGTGGAATCGTTCCTTAAGACAG GATGTGTGCCCACATTGCAGGAGGGGAATATGAAGGAAAATATCTTCAGTTTCCCTTGGTCAAGAAATAGGCCCATTGTTCTAG GAACGAGGTTTAAGGATGCATTTCAAGATCCTGGTTCATTTCTTGCCATAAAACCTCTATTTGAA AAAGAGAAGTACATGATTACATACAATCCTTCAAAGGGTAATGTGTATGCCTTGCTCAAGGATCAAGCAAAGTCAGATGACATTCTAAAAGCTGCTTTCCAT GCTCATGTGCTTCTACATTTCATCCGTTCATCACATGAACGTCGATCTTCTTATTCAAAACATGGTGAATATGATGGTCAAGATTTTGTTGGAACCCCGTCAACTCATTCTCTTTTGACCACTGCTGATCTTGAGGCTCATATTGCCGAGTCTTGCAAAGTGGTGTCTAATTCATATGTTTTCTTTAAGAGGAAAGCTGCAGAACAG GGATGGGTAATGTCAGAATCACATCTCAACCCTGGGCGAGCTCGACTATGTTAA
- the LOC122669367 gene encoding zinc-finger homeodomain protein 4-like, which translates to MDLSGQEEEIPIPITSTYAGGHGHMIHHEPTPPHNHIIPSSSSPQPPSNGPITPALEDHMPYKKVLIRYRECLKNHAAAMGGNATDGCGEFMPSGEEGTLEALKCSACNCHRNFHRKEIEGESSSCDCYHHPHLNRVGMGLGRKLILGPNPHKVGGMLGPAEALGYHTGAFMHSSRAAQAPLSHHQMIMSYNLAGGSLPSESDEQEGGGGIVPRPPQLVEKRFRTKFTQEQKEKMLSFAEKVGWRMQKQEESVVQQFCQEIGVKRRVLKVWMHNNKHNLAKKNAAAAVS; encoded by the coding sequence ATGGATCTTTCaggtcaagaagaagaaatcccaaTTCCAATAACCAGCACTTATGCTGGGGGACATGGACACATGATCCATCATGAACCCACTCCTCCACACAACCACATTATcccttcttcatcatcaccacAGCCTCCGTCTAATGGACCCATAACCCCAGCCCTAGAGGATCACATGCCTTACAAGAAAGTGTTGATCAGGTACAGGGAATGCCTCAAGAACCATGCAGCAGCCATGGGAGGGAATGCCACAGATGGGTGTGGAGAGTTCATGCCCAGTGGAGAAGAGGGTACCCTTGAAGCCCTCAAGTGTTCAGCTTGCAACTGTCACAGGAACTTCCATAGGAAAGAGATTGAAGGTGAGTCCTCCTCTTGTGACTGCTACCACCACCCACATCTCAACAGGGTAGGAATGGGATTGGGAAGGAAGCTCATTCTTGGTCCAAACCCACACAAGGTTGGTGGTATGTTAGGCCCTGCTGAGGCCTTGGGTTATCACACTGGAGCTTTCATGCACTCATCTAGAGCAGCACAAGCTCCATTATCTCACCATCAAATGATAATGTCTTACAACTTGGCTGGGGGTTCACTCCCTTCAGAGTCTGATGAGCAAGAAGGTGGTGGTGGAATTGTCCCAAGGCCACCACAGCTAGTGGAGAAGAGGTTCAGAACCAAGTTCACTCAAGAACAGAAAGAGAAGATGCTCAGCTTTGCAGAAAAAGTAGGGTGGAGGATGCAGAAGCAAGAGGAGTCGGTGGTGCAGCAATTCTGCCAAGAGATTGGTGTCAAGAGGAGAGTCCTTAAGGTGTGGATGCATAACAACAAACACAACTTGGCCAAGAAGaatgcagcagcagcagtatcTTGA